In Nostoc sp. UHCC 0926, a single genomic region encodes these proteins:
- the panB gene encoding 3-methyl-2-oxobutanoate hydroxymethyltransferase has product MAITTQQLIQWKQQGRSIVALTAWDYAIAQLLDAAGVDLILVGDSMAVVLGYETTLPITLDEMIYHAKSVRRGVKRALVVVDLPFLTYQESLQQAMHSAGRVLKETGAQAVKLEGGYPAIAETIARLVEAGIPVMGHVGLTPQSVHQLGLRQQGKTQEASERILLEAIALEQAGVFSLVLEHIPADLAMQITQKLSIPTIGIGAGTHCDGQVLVTSDVIGLTEKQPPFAKVYTNLRETITKAVQDYAVEVRDRKFPS; this is encoded by the coding sequence ATGGCAATCACTACCCAGCAATTAATTCAATGGAAACAACAGGGACGTTCAATTGTGGCATTGACCGCCTGGGATTATGCGATCGCTCAACTCCTTGATGCAGCTGGTGTAGACTTAATCCTTGTGGGTGACTCTATGGCAGTAGTTCTAGGGTATGAAACAACACTACCCATAACTTTGGATGAGATGATATACCACGCCAAATCCGTGCGTCGAGGAGTTAAACGCGCATTAGTAGTTGTAGATTTACCATTTTTGACGTATCAAGAAAGTCTCCAGCAAGCGATGCATTCAGCTGGGCGGGTACTGAAGGAAACAGGCGCTCAAGCGGTAAAATTGGAAGGTGGCTATCCAGCGATCGCAGAAACTATTGCTCGTTTGGTAGAAGCCGGAATTCCGGTAATGGGTCATGTAGGTTTGACACCGCAATCAGTACATCAACTCGGTTTGCGACAACAAGGGAAAACGCAAGAAGCGAGTGAGAGGATTTTACTTGAAGCGATCGCTCTCGAACAAGCTGGTGTATTTTCTCTAGTGTTAGAGCATATCCCCGCAGATTTAGCAATGCAGATTACACAAAAACTGAGCATTCCGACAATTGGTATCGGTGCAGGAACTCACTGCGATGGACAAGTTTTAGTTACCTCAGATGTAATCGGGCTTACAGAGAAGCAGCCACCCTTTGCCAAGGTTTACACAAATTTGCGCGAGACGATTACTAAAGCCGTGCAAGATTATGCTGTAGAAGTGCGCGATCGGAAATTTCCATCATAG
- the trmFO gene encoding FADH(2)-oxidizing methylenetetrahydrofolate--tRNA-(uracil(54)-C(5))-methyltransferase TrmFO: MEQQPIQVIGGGLAGTEAAWQIAQAGVPVILHEMRPKRFSPAHHTEHLAELVCSNSFGAMASDRAAGLLHEELRQLGSIVISKADEHAVPAGGALAVDRGQFGQDLTQTLASHPLIEFRRGEVSAIPEGIVVLATGPLTSPDLAQDLHRFTGMEYLSFFDAASPIIVGESINRDVAFMASRYDKGEAAYLNCPMNKEQYLQFREELCKAEQTELKGFERETAKFFEACLPIEELAQRGEDTMRYGPLKPVGLSDTRTEERPYAVVQLRQEDKAGQLWNMVGFQTNLRWGEQKRIFQLIPSLEKAEFVRLGVMHRNTFINAPQLMHPTLQFKERPTLLAAGQLIGTEGYTAAAAGGCLAGINAARLALGKEPLVLPPTTMMGALLEFISSASPKHFQPMPPNFGIFPELGAKIKSKQERYGRYRDRSLTDLANWKANHN; this comes from the coding sequence ATGGAACAACAACCGATACAAGTAATTGGAGGTGGACTAGCTGGAACTGAAGCAGCGTGGCAAATAGCCCAAGCTGGAGTACCAGTAATTCTCCATGAAATGCGTCCAAAACGCTTCAGCCCTGCTCATCATACAGAACATCTGGCAGAATTAGTCTGTAGTAATTCCTTTGGGGCAATGGCAAGCGATCGCGCAGCTGGATTATTACACGAAGAATTACGCCAACTTGGCTCTATCGTCATTTCTAAAGCTGATGAACACGCCGTTCCGGCAGGTGGGGCGCTAGCCGTCGATAGAGGACAATTTGGCCAAGACTTGACTCAAACTTTAGCTAGCCATCCTTTAATCGAATTTCGTCGGGGTGAAGTGTCTGCGATTCCAGAAGGAATTGTGGTTTTGGCAACTGGGCCTTTAACCAGTCCCGACTTAGCCCAAGATTTGCACCGCTTTACCGGGATGGAATACCTCAGCTTTTTCGATGCGGCTAGTCCGATTATTGTGGGAGAATCGATTAACCGTGACGTTGCTTTTATGGCATCACGTTATGACAAAGGTGAAGCCGCTTATCTCAACTGCCCAATGAATAAAGAGCAGTACTTGCAGTTTCGAGAAGAACTTTGTAAAGCTGAACAAACAGAACTCAAAGGTTTTGAACGGGAAACGGCAAAATTTTTTGAAGCTTGTTTACCCATTGAAGAACTAGCACAGCGGGGGGAAGATACCATGCGCTACGGCCCCCTAAAGCCAGTGGGATTGTCAGATACTCGCACAGAAGAACGTCCTTATGCTGTGGTGCAGTTACGACAAGAAGATAAAGCCGGTCAACTGTGGAATATGGTAGGATTCCAAACTAATCTGCGTTGGGGTGAGCAAAAGCGAATATTTCAGCTAATTCCAAGTTTGGAAAAGGCGGAGTTTGTGCGGTTGGGAGTGATGCACCGCAATACTTTTATTAATGCTCCTCAGCTAATGCATCCGACTCTGCAATTTAAAGAGCGTCCGACATTGTTAGCAGCTGGACAGTTGATTGGTACTGAAGGCTACACCGCAGCGGCTGCGGGTGGCTGCTTGGCGGGAATTAATGCAGCACGGCTAGCTTTGGGTAAAGAACCTTTAGTTTTACCACCAACAACAATGATGGGTGCGTTATTGGAATTTATTAGTTCCGCTTCGCCAAAGCATTTCCAACCAATGCCGCCCAACTTTGGGATTTTTCCCGAACTGGGTGCGAAAATCAAAAGTAAACAAGAGCGTTATGGACGTTACCGCGATCGCTCTTTAACTGATCTAGCAAACTGGAAAGCAAATCATAATTAA